The stretch of DNA ATTGATAAAAAGATAGTCGCAATTGGTGAACGAGCTGATGACGTTATAAACAAAGTAAAGACAAAACACCCTGCCAAGAAATATTTATTATCAAAAGTACCAGAACCAGGACTTTTAGTTTTAGGTGGTAGGTATGATTGTTTATAAATATAGAAATGAAGTGGGCAAGATTAGAGAGACAATCAAACGACCCGTAGCGGATATTGAGATAGATGTAATAAAGAACGCAGAAATAGGATGGGCTTTAGTGGAAGGTGTCCCTCTTCTCCTTGGAAGACATACAATATTTGATAAATTCAATATAACATTTAAGGAAAACAATGGAGAGATCGTATTTGA from Candidatus Thermoplasmatota archaeon encodes:
- a CDS encoding DUF5678 domain-containing protein, translating into MNDECAKKNYEFYINSNLNEYAGKWIAIIDKKIVAIGERADDVINKVKTKHPAKKYLLSKVPEPGLLVLGGRYDCL